Genomic DNA from Amycolatopsis alba DSM 44262:
CTGGCTCGACTCGGGTCTGCTGCCGATCTCCGGGCTTCCGCCGGGCCAGCCGTTCTGCGCGGCCTACGGGCCTTTCCGGCGGCTTGCGGGCGGCAGCGGTGAGGCCGAGTCGTGGATGCGGGGAGCGGGGTCGCTGGCGCGGATGGCGAGCCTGTTCCACGAAGACGCCTCGCTCGCCGAGGGGGTCACTTGGCTGATCAACCAGCATCTCCGTGCCCTGGAAGGAAAAGCGGGCGCGCGCGAGCTGAAGGACACGGCGCTGGAGATCCTCGGTGACGGTCTCCTGCCCGGCGGCTACCGGATCCGGGACGTCGACTCGGACGGGCTCTGGGTCGAGTATCGCGGCGACCGGTTTCCGTTGCGCGAGATGAGCGACGGCTATCGCACGGTGACCGCGCTGGTGGTCGACCTGCTCAAACAACTCGACGTCGCGGGCCTCGATCACGAGAGTCCCGGTGTCGTGATCATCGACGAGGTCGACGCGCATCTCCACGTGTCGTGGCAGAAACGCATGGGGCCGTGGTTCAAGGCGCATTTCCCGCGGATCCAGTTCATCGTCACCACGCACAGCCCCTATGTCTGCCAGGCAGCCGACCCCGGCGGCCTCATCCGGCTTTCCGGGCCCGACGAGCAGGTCCCGCCGCGCGTGGTTTCCGAGGAGTTGTACGAGCGGGTCGTGTTCGGCAGCGGGGACGACGCCGTGCTGTCCGACCTTTTCGGACTGGACACGCCTTATTCGCCGCAGGCGGTCGAACTGCGGGAGCATCTCGCCGAGCTCGAGTTCCAGGTGGCTTCCGGGCGGGCGGACGCGAAGGGCGTCCGGGAATGGGAGCGCCTGCGCGGCATGCTGAGCAGCTCGCCGCCGAGCCGGGTGGACGAGGTGGCCAGGCGGTTCGAGGCCGACGATCGGTGATCGGGATCCGCCGGATCGCGCTGCCGGAGCGGGTGGTGGCCGATCTCGAAGACCTGACCGCGCGGATCCCTTCCGGTGACAGCAAAGAGGCGCGTCGACTCTGGCGGGTTTCCCGTACCGTACGGCGTTCTTTGCGGGCAGGACTGGACGTCATGGCCGCGGGCCGCGGTTACTGCATGTACTGCGGCGACAGCCTTGGGTCCACTGTGGACCATTTCGAGCCGATCGCGCGGAATCCGGGGCGCGCGTTCGACTGGCTCAACCACGTGCTCGCCTGCGAATACTGCAACAGCCACCACAAACGCGACCTGTTCCCGGTGGACGAAGACGGCAACAGCCTGCTGATCGACCCGACCGCCGAAGACCCGCTGGACCACCTGTTCCTGGTGCTGTCGATCGGGACCTACCGCGCGTTGACCGACAAGGGCGAGCAGACCATCAAGGTGTGCGGGCTGAACCGCGCGCAACTGGCGCGCGGGCGGGAAACGGCGGTCAACCAGGTGAGTGCGCTCGTCGTGGGCTGGTGGACCGCGCGCGAACTGGGGGACGACGCGAAGCGCCGCGCGATGGCCTGGACCCTGCTCGACCAGCCGCACGCCGACGTCCTCCACGCGATGCTCCGGCAGGCGTGGATGCCCGGAGCCCGCGCCGTGTTCCGGGCGGACGACGAGCTCATCGACCTGCTTCGCACCCCGGAACTCGCCGAAGACCTTCAGCTCTCCGGCGGTGCCGTGTAAGCGGCCAGGGTGGCGTCGGCACGTGTGCGGGCGGTGGCCGCGCCGGTTCCGGAGGCGACGTCGGCCTCGTACCAGGCTTCGTTGCTCAGGGTCATGAATCGCACGCCCTCTTCGCTGGTCATCCAGGCCATGGCCGCTTCGGGGTCGGCGGCCTCGCCGGATTCGAGGTGCAGCGCGAGCCCGTTCAGCATCATGTCCCAGCCGATGCCGACGGCACCTGGCCCGAACTGGTTCCAGTGCTCGTTCGGGACGGCGGTGTGGTCGAGTTCGAACCGGGTGCGTCCGTCGGCCTCCGGGCTCAGCCGGACTTCGATCCAGCTGACGTCGCCGCCGTACTCCCAGGTCGCGGCGAAGCTCTTCGGCGGATCGCAGCGTTCGATCGTCCCGCCCGCGTTGCCTTCGAGCTGGTACTTGCCTCCGGCGCGCAGGTCGCCGCTGACCGGCAGGAACCACCGCGGGATGCGTTCGGGGTCGGTGCAGGCGTTCCAGAGATCGTCGATGCCGGTGTCGTAGACCTGGCTGACGGTCGCCGTCACCGCCTCGCCCGCTTCGACCACACGCTTGCCCAGCTTGCGCTGGACGGAGTCGATCTGGCTGGTCACGTCGGCCATCGGTGCCCTCCTCGGCTCGGTTGCGGCCAAGATATCAGCGTAAGCTTATATAAGCCAGAAGAGAAAAGGGGCGCCCGTGCAAGGCCGCGGACGCCCCTTCTCGGAGGGGTGGCTTACGGGGTGGGGGAGCAGGCCGTGCGCCCGAGGACCACTTCGCCGGTGATGTTCGACGCCGGTGCGAACTTGATCCGCAGCATGGTCAGCCCGATGCTGCCGTCACCCGGCAGCGTCTGCTCGTTGAAGATCGCTTCGGCGAGCAAGGTGCCGTTGGACTTGGTGATCGGCTTGACGTAGCCCACCGGCACCGGTGACGGCAGGGTGCCGATCCCGGTCGCGCCGCCGTAGGTCCAGCTCGCGTTCGTGTTGTTCTGGGTCGCCGTACAGCTGACCGAGTACGACCTGATCTTGATCCGCGGGCCGCTCGACGAGACCAGCGCCGACAGTTCGAAGTTCTCCCCCTTGGCCTCCGACTTCGTCGTGGTCACGTCGTTCGCGGGGTCGACGACGGTGGTCGTGCACGTCGACGTGCCGCCACCGAACGTGATCCCGGTCCTGCTCACGGCCCCGGACGAGTTGCTGGTCGGTCCCTCGACCGCGCAGTCCGCGAGCGACGGGATCGAAATCGGCGCCGAGCTGCCCTTGGTGAAGGCGGCGGAGCCGAGCGAGGCAACGCCCGCGGGGTTCGCGGCGGCGGCCGGTGTCACCCCGGCGCCGAGACCTGCCAGCAGCAGCGCGCCGACCAGGCCGGCCCGGCTTGCGATGGTGATACGCATGGGCTTCCTCCTCACGTGACGGAGAGCGAGCCGGATCGGCCGTTCTTCCTTTGTGATCACTATCTGCGTGTCGGATTCGACCGTTGCGTGCGTGACGGTCGTTTCACTCGACCGTGGATCATGGACACCCATTGGATATTCGGATTCGTATCCGGATACAGGTCTGTATATTCGAACGCATGCCGACCTACCGCGTCCTCGTCAACGGCAAGTTCGACCATCCGGACGCCGACACCCGCGCGAAGCTCCTCGCCGAGCTGGATCGGCACCAGGCGATCGGCTTCACCGAGGAGGGCCTGTTCACCTACAGCGCGCACCTCGGCGCGTTCACCTATCGCGTCACGCTGCAAGGCGAAGAGGAACGCGACGTGCTCGACGAGGCCGAGCTGAAGGTCATGGAGCTGCTGGAAGCGAAGGGTTACCCGTATCGCGACGTCGCGGGGAAAGCGACCTGCATGGACGACATCAAGATCCGCCGCCGCTGAACCCGGAGCTTCAGGAGACCTCGTTCGCCGGTGCGGCGAAGGTGTTGCACGCCGACGTGTCCTTCGCGTTCAAGCCTCGCTTCCGCCACAAAGCCGAGCTCTTCGACGAGCCATGGGTGTCGCTGTCCTCGAACGTGCTTTGCCTGAGCTGGGTGACCATCCCGGCGCCGATCGAACCGCGGCCCGCGGCGTTGGCGAGGAACATCGCGCCGAAACAGTCGGCCTGCAGTTCGAGCCGCCTGCTCAGGTCGAGGATCTTCGCTCGGTCGCCGTCCGCCTCGCCGTAGAGCATGTCGTGCTTCGAGAGGATGCCGGATTGCTCCTGGACGTGGTGCCCGTACTCGTGCGCGAGCAGGAACAGCTGCGTCAGGAGGTCGGGCCCGCCGTCCGCGAGCTGCCTCGGCAGCGGGACGAAGATCGTCGCGCCCTCCCCGCAGTAGAAGCCCAGAGCCTCCTCCGGAGGCGGCGGAGGACCACAGGCGGTGTTCTTGACGTCCTCGGCGTTGACTGTGACCGGGATCCGCGGTTCGCCGACCTGGGTCAGGACCGGATGCCACGCCCGCTCCAGGCAGGGGATCAGCGCCAGGTAGAACGCCTCCAGTTGCTCCTTCGTGCCGCGAAGCCTGGGCAGGTCGCAGGTCACCTTCGGCATCGTCGCGCCGGGAGCGACGATCGGGTTGGCCGCCGTCTCGTACTTACGGGTCGGCACCTCCGGTCGTGACGACGGCGACGGCGTCACAGGTGTCACGGACGTGGTGGTGGGGGTCGGCGGCCGGGATTGGACGGCGCCCGCCTTCGACTCCTTCATGCCGCCCACCACGAGCACGGCCACCACCAGCATCACCGCCATGAACACGGCGAAGAGGACGACGGTGATCCACACCGTCGAACGCTGCTCCCGGTGGTCTTCGGCGGGAGGCGCCCACGCCGGTCTGTCGCCGGAATCGTCCGGTCTTTCCATGGTGTTCCCCCAGTTCGTGCCAAGGTCGGCAGGATACGCGGCGGGGGTGTCATGTTCGTCACCGTTTCCCCTGGACAGCAGGTCAACAGGGCTCAGCGGGTAGCCACTACGCTGGAAGCAATCCCGAACGGTGTCAAAGAGAGCGGAGCCGACGTGTCTGTGTCTTCACCTGCCCCAGGTGGTGCCATCGAGGACCTGCGCGCGTCCGTCGGGCTCCAGATCGCCGACGAACAGCTCCTGCGCACCCTCGCGACCGGTCTCGCCGAGGTCGAGACCCTGCTCCGCGACGTCGTCCGCAGTGACGTCAAGGCCGTCGAGGACGCCGCTTCGCACCTGGTCGAGGCGGGGGGCAAACGTTTCCGTCCGCTGTTCACGCTGCTGTCCTCGCAGTTCGGGCCGAAGCAGGGCGACCAGGTGGTCACCGCCGCCGCGGCGGTCGAGCTGGTGCACCTCGCGACGCTGTACCACGACGACGTGATGGACGAGGCGACGATGCGCCGCGGCGCGGAAAGCGTCAACGCCCGCTGGGACAACACCATCGCCATCCTGACCGGCGACTTCCTGTTCGCGCACGCCTCGCGGCTGGTCGCGGACCTCGGCACCGACGCGGCCCGGATCATCGCCGAGACCTTCGGCGAGCTGGTCACCGGCCAGATGCGTGAGACGGTCGGCCCGGCCGAGGGCGACGACGCGGTCGAGCACTACCTCACGGTCATCGCGCAGAAGACCGGCTCGCTGATCGCGACCTCCGGCCGCTTCGGCGGGATGATGTCCGGCGCGCCCGATCACTACATCGACGCGCTCCGCCGCTTCGGCGACATCATCGGGACGGCGTTCCAGATCTCCGACGACGTCATCGACATCGCGTCCGCCTCGGACGAGCTCGGCAAGGCGCAGGGCACGGACCTGCGCGAAGGTGTCCGCACGCTTCCGATGCTGTACGCGCTGGCCGACCCGGCCACCGACCCGCGCCTGGTCGAGCTGCTGTCGGGGCCGATCTCCGACGACAAGCTCGTCGCCGAGGCCCTGGACCTGCTGCGCGCCTCGTCCGGACTCGAACGCGCACGCGAAACTCTTTCCGACTACGCTCGTCGGGCGCGTGCCGAGCTCGCGGCGCTGCCCGCGTCGCCCGCACGGGACGCCTGCGAATCGGTCGCCGACTACCTGGTCGCGCGAACGCATTGACAAAGGGCGGGTTGGATGTCCATTTTCGGACAGGTTTGGCTGTGGAGTCTGCTGGCGTTCGTCGTCGGCGCGCTGCTCACCTGGCTGGTGCTGGTGATCCCGGCGCGCAAGCGCATCCGTGAGCTGGAAAGCTCGTTGGCCGCCTCGCACGTCGAGACGTCCCGGCTGCCCGCCGGGGTGAGCCTCGGCGCGGGTGCCGCGGCCGTCGCGGGCGGAACCGCGTACCTCACGAAGCCGTCGCACGACGAGCTGGACGAGGAGTTCGCGGCCGCCGAGAAGCCGGCGCCCGCGTACCCCGAGACGCTCACCGAGCACGAGCCCGCGCAGCAGTGGACCGAACCGGAACCGGTCGAGGAGCAGGCTCCGGAACCTGTCGAGGACGTCGTCGAGGAGCCCGTCGCGGCCGCGACGCAGACCTTCGAGCCCCAAGACAAGCACGAAGACAAGTACGAGGCCGAGTACCGCACGGAGCCCCAGGCGGACCTGGAGCCCGAGCCGGAGCCGGAGCAGGCGGCCGAACGGACGCAGTACATCCCCGCCGCGCAGCCGGAGCCGGAACCCGAGCCCGAGCCGGAGAACCCGTACGCCGCGGCGGCGACCGAGTACCTCCAGCCCGCCTCGAAGCTGGACGTCGAACTCGAACCGGAGCCCGAGCCCGAGCCTCTGCCGGTCCAGCCGGTCGAAGCGCCGTACCGGTCCCGCCTGGAGATCCAGCTGGACCCCGAGGGCGCCGAGTCGCAGCCGGAGCCGGTGTCGCTGTTCAGTCCCGCGTCGCGCGTGGACACGGAGCAGCCGCCCGCCGAGACCAACTGGTTCGAGCGGGAAGAAGAGCTCCACGACCCACCCGCGTACGCCTTCGGTTCCGACGAGGAGGCGCAGGCAGGCCTTCTCGACTCGGAGCCCGAGACACCCGCCGAAGCCACCCAGGTGCTGCCCAAGCGCACGCCGAGGGGAGCGGTGCGCGGCGGTTTCGAGCCGCCCCAGCCGATCCAGCCGTCGATGCGGGCGATCGAACGTCGTGAGCCGGAACTGTCCGGTGGGCAGAGCGGTTCGCTGTTCGAGCCCGCCGTCCAGCCGGGTGACGCGATGCCCGCCCCGGAACCGCCGCCCGCGCGCCAGGCCGCCGCTCCGGTGGCCGAGTCCGTTCCGCCCGGCCCGTTCGGTCCCGGTTCGGCGATGCCGCGGCCGGGCGGTGGCCGTCCCGCCGACGACTTCGCGGTCAAGGCCAGCGTGACCGCCCTGCGGTACTGCACCGAAGAGTCGCCCCAGTTCCCGAAGATGGTCGCGGAGGTCTGGTTCCGCACCGCCGCCGACGCGGAGCGCGTGGGCTTCCGTCCGCTCACCTGAAGTACATGAAGGCCCCCTTCCTTGCGCCAGGCGCAAGGAAGGGGGCCTTCATGTACTTCTGACTAGCTACACGACCGTCCAGGTGTCCTTACCGCGCAAGAGCCCTTGCAGGTCCGGCTTGCGGGTCGCGCGGGCCTCTTCGACCTGGGCGCGGGCCTGGTCGTCGTAGGTGGGCCGCTCGACCTGCCGCAGGATGCCGGTCGGCACGTGGTTCAGGTTCTGGTCACCGATCCGAGAAAGTGCGAACGCGTACGCCGTGTCCTCGATCGTCGGGTCGTGCACGACGAGGTTCTCCTCGCCGATGTTCGCGACCTTCCCGACTTCCAGCCCGGCGAAGCCGCCGCGCGTGACGCCGTACTCGCCCTGCGGCCCGAACTTGATCGGCTCGCCGGACTGCAGCGGGATCAGCCGGGTGGCGGCCTCGTCCTTGTCCTTGAGGACGTCGAACGCGCCGTCGTTGAAGATCGGGCAGTTCTGGTAGATCTCCACCAGCGCCGACCCGCGGTGCTTCGCGGCGGCCTCCAGCACCTCGGTCAGGCCCTTGCGGTCCGAGTCGAGCGCGCGGCCCACGAACGACGCTTCGGCGCCGATCGCCAGCGAAAGCGGGTTGAACGGGGTGTCCACCGAGCCCATCGGGGTGGACTTCGTGACCATGCCCGGCCCCGACGTCGGCGAGTACTGGCCCTTGGTGAGACCGTAGATCCGGTTGTTGAACAGCAGGATCTTGATGTTCACGTTGCGCCGCAACGCGTGGATCAGGTGGTTGCCGCCGATGGACAGCGCGTCGCCGTCACCGGTGACGACCCACACCGACAGATCCGGCCGCGCGGTCGCGAGCCCGGTCGCGATCGACGGCGCGCGGCCGTGGATCGAGTGCATGCCGTAGGTGTTCAGGTAGTACGGGAACCGGGACGAGCACCCGATGCCCGAGATGAAGACGATGTTCTCGCGCTTGAGGCCGAGCGTCGGCAGGAACGACTGCACGGCGTTGAGCACGACGTAGTCCCCGCAGCCGGGACACCAGCGGACCTCCTGGTCCGACTTGTAGTCCTTCGCCTTCTGCGGTTCGGTTTCGGCCGGGACGAGGTCCAAGCCACCGAGTGTAGGAATCCCCAGGTCTATCGCGGTCACTTCGCCGCCTCCGTACTGGTGATGATCTCCGTGAACACGCCTTGCAGCTCCTCCGCCTTGAAGGGCAGCCCGGCGACCTTCGTGTACGACTTCACGTCGACGAGGTACTTGGCCCTCAGGAGCATCGAAAGCTGGCCGAGGTTCATTTCA
This window encodes:
- a CDS encoding DUF6204 family protein, which gives rise to MPTYRVLVNGKFDHPDADTRAKLLAELDRHQAIGFTEEGLFTYSAHLGAFTYRVTLQGEEERDVLDEAELKVMELLEAKGYPYRDVAGKATCMDDIKIRRR
- a CDS encoding AAA family ATPase produces the protein MYIERVRLENIRGFSGARAVDLRLPGPGWVVLAGRNGSGKTSLLRAIAVAAAPDVAWGLLSDAGSWISMDQTSGSIELSVMREEGPAPVEVRWLDSGLLPISGLPPGQPFCAAYGPFRRLAGGSGEAESWMRGAGSLARMASLFHEDASLAEGVTWLINQHLRALEGKAGARELKDTALEILGDGLLPGGYRIRDVDSDGLWVEYRGDRFPLREMSDGYRTVTALVVDLLKQLDVAGLDHESPGVVIIDEVDAHLHVSWQKRMGPWFKAHFPRIQFIVTTHSPYVCQAADPGGLIRLSGPDEQVPPRVVSEELYERVVFGSGDDAVLSDLFGLDTPYSPQAVELREHLAELEFQVASGRADAKGVREWERLRGMLSSSPPSRVDEVARRFEADDR
- a CDS encoding 2-oxoacid:ferredoxin oxidoreductase subunit beta, producing the protein MTAIDLGIPTLGGLDLVPAETEPQKAKDYKSDQEVRWCPGCGDYVVLNAVQSFLPTLGLKRENIVFISGIGCSSRFPYYLNTYGMHSIHGRAPSIATGLATARPDLSVWVVTGDGDALSIGGNHLIHALRRNVNIKILLFNNRIYGLTKGQYSPTSGPGMVTKSTPMGSVDTPFNPLSLAIGAEASFVGRALDSDRKGLTEVLEAAAKHRGSALVEIYQNCPIFNDGAFDVLKDKDEAATRLIPLQSGEPIKFGPQGEYGVTRGGFAGLEVGKVANIGEENLVVHDPTIEDTAYAFALSRIGDQNLNHVPTGILRQVERPTYDDQARAQVEEARATRKPDLQGLLRGKDTWTVV
- a CDS encoding polyprenyl synthetase family protein, which gives rise to MSSPAPGGAIEDLRASVGLQIADEQLLRTLATGLAEVETLLRDVVRSDVKAVEDAASHLVEAGGKRFRPLFTLLSSQFGPKQGDQVVTAAAAVELVHLATLYHDDVMDEATMRRGAESVNARWDNTIAILTGDFLFAHASRLVADLGTDAARIIAETFGELVTGQMRETVGPAEGDDAVEHYLTVIAQKTGSLIATSGRFGGMMSGAPDHYIDALRRFGDIIGTAFQISDDVIDIASASDELGKAQGTDLREGVRTLPMLYALADPATDPRLVELLSGPISDDKLVAEALDLLRASSGLERARETLSDYARRARAELAALPASPARDACESVADYLVARTH
- a CDS encoding HNH endonuclease; this translates as MIGIRRIALPERVVADLEDLTARIPSGDSKEARRLWRVSRTVRRSLRAGLDVMAAGRGYCMYCGDSLGSTVDHFEPIARNPGRAFDWLNHVLACEYCNSHHKRDLFPVDEDGNSLLIDPTAEDPLDHLFLVLSIGTYRALTDKGEQTIKVCGLNRAQLARGRETAVNQVSALVVGWWTARELGDDAKRRAMAWTLLDQPHADVLHAMLRQAWMPGARAVFRADDELIDLLRTPELAEDLQLSGGAV
- a CDS encoding neutral zinc metallopeptidase; the encoded protein is MERPDDSGDRPAWAPPAEDHREQRSTVWITVVLFAVFMAVMLVVAVLVVGGMKESKAGAVQSRPPTPTTTSVTPVTPSPSSRPEVPTRKYETAANPIVAPGATMPKVTCDLPRLRGTKEQLEAFYLALIPCLERAWHPVLTQVGEPRIPVTVNAEDVKNTACGPPPPPEEALGFYCGEGATIFVPLPRQLADGGPDLLTQLFLLAHEYGHHVQEQSGILSKHDMLYGEADGDRAKILDLSRRLELQADCFGAMFLANAAGRGSIGAGMVTQLRQSTFEDSDTHGSSKSSALWRKRGLNAKDTSACNTFAAPANEVS
- a CDS encoding SRPBCC family protein; translated protein: MADVTSQIDSVQRKLGKRVVEAGEAVTATVSQVYDTGIDDLWNACTDPERIPRWFLPVSGDLRAGGKYQLEGNAGGTIERCDPPKSFAATWEYGGDVSWIEVRLSPEADGRTRFELDHTAVPNEHWNQFGPGAVGIGWDMMLNGLALHLESGEAADPEAAMAWMTSEEGVRFMTLSNEAWYEADVASGTGAATARTRADATLAAYTAPPES